From the Taeniopygia guttata chromosome 20, bTaeGut7.mat, whole genome shotgun sequence genome, one window contains:
- the FNDC11 gene encoding fibronectin type III domain-containing protein 11, which yields MAKVWHETETTLDSTPPREEQDENATMKQYLRNKNLVLEFLHSDLNSHHLQYHWKKVNLLKKCYFYLKFEPRHVCVRDQNNTMIFADILQIANPCQLQKIKKVGRKQTEIQLTLLTELLEQLEQGREELSRYVQICDVEAFLSQWNLNIKRVLKLSMFLSKLISLEEPRKLHVKHSLISQVHLGGALHPPITFTLYTKKPPIFDRRESFACQTWVQLKWFTESQESHLERWQLEMKLVTDDSQTEPGYRQTQEVISNPCIISHLMPGRSYEFKVRRSDTHTLVYSQWYDCIILKTKTHPAEDTKEVPSLSLMRRLTRPTPSVKWFHEKN from the coding sequence ATGGCTAAGGTTTGGCATGAGACTGAAACCACTTTGGACAGTACCCCACCCAGAGAAGAACAGGACGAAAATGCCACCATGAAGCAGTACCTGAGAAACAAAAACCTTGTTCTGGAATTCCTGCACTCTGACCTGAACTCCCACCACCTCCAGTACCATTGGAAAAAAGTTAATCTTTTGAAGAAGTGTTACTTTTATTTGAAGTTTGAGCCCAGACACGTGTGCGTGAGAGACCAGAACAATACGATGATTTTTGCTGACATCTTGCAAATAGCAAACCCCTGCCAACTCCAGAAGATCAAGAAGGTGGGAAGAAAACAGACTGAAATCCAGCTGACTCTTTTAACTGAGCTCTTGGAACAGCTGGAACAAGGTCGGGAGGAGCTGAGCCGTTACGTACAGATCTGTGACGTAGAAGCTTTCCTCTCCCAGTGGAACTTGAACATAAAGAGAGTGCTCAAGCTCTCCATGTTTCTCAGTAAGCTCATTTCCTTGGAAGAGCCGAGGAAGCTCCACGTCAAGCACAGTTTAATATCACAGGTACATCTTGGAGGTGCCCTACACCCTCCCATTACTTTTACTCTCTATACGAAGAAGCCGCCGATTTTTGATCGGAGGGAGTCGTTCGCATGCCAGACCTGGGTTCAGCTCAAGTGGTTCACTGAAAGTCAGGAGTCGCACCTTGAACGATGGCAGCTGGAGATGAAGCTAGTGACAGATGACAGTCAGACAGAACCAGGATACCGTCAGACCCAGGAAGTCATCTCCAACCCCTGTATCATCAGCCACCTGATGCCTGGCAGGTCGTATGAGTTCAAAGTGAGGAGGTCCGACACTCACACACTCGTCTACTCGCAGTGGTACGACTGCATTATATTGAAGACAAAAACTCACCCTGCTGAGGACACCAAGGAAGTCCCCAGCCTCAGCCTGATGAGGCGGCTCACAAGACCGACTCCCTCAGTTAAATGgtttcatgaaaaaaattaa